One window from the genome of Spirosoma rhododendri encodes:
- the priA gene encoding replication restart helicase PriA, which translates to MENADLSLFSTLDTDEVTVFADLILPIPVPRLFTYRVPRGMTDLLRIGARVIVPFGKKNSRVLTAIVAKLHNSPPTAYQARYISEVLDEYPLVTGYQLELFRWMAEYYMCTIGEVMNIALPSGLKISSQSKVQYNPDFDYPELLTEFEAVLLVELKKQPALSYDELGRLAGEGTNVPALIKSLVGKQAVIVFEEVKEKYIPKMVRKIRLHRNYEEREQLLVLLQRLEKLPKQQEVVMRYLSHVPMQRNPELNQKGLDKTILNQDDELSQSSLATLVKNQVFETFEVIQPRFADDHAPQVEIRLTEHQQRASDSIMAQFESQNVVLLHGITGSGKTEVYINLIQQALAGGSQVLYLLPEIALTTQIVVRLQRVFGDKMGIYHSKFSDNERVEVWKGVVSGRYQFVVGVRSSVFLPFDNLGLVIVDEEHETSYKQHDPAPRYHARDVAIMLAHWQQAKVLLGSATPALETYYQAKQGRYGLVELFNRFGNATLPDIRLVDTKREKQQKSMKQEFSSVLLESLGANMDRREQSILFQNRRGYSPYMQCEDCDWTAECDNCAVSLTYHQRDAELRCHYCGHKEQVPRTCPACGSTKVKTIGFGTEKLEDQLQIFFPDSKILRMDLDTTRAKNAYQQIIQEFETGGIDILVGTQMITKGLDFDNVSLVGIFDADRLIRFPDFRATERSFQMLTQVSGRAGRRAGRQGTVLIQTANPQQSILQKIIQNDYIGLYEEEIQERQNFNYPPFCRLIKLTIRHTDKRISQQAADRLAAELTDALGSSRVLGPEEPLIERIRNQFLFDILIKLERDKVNVKAVKAYIQDRINDILTDKGLRQVSIVADVDCL; encoded by the coding sequence GTGGAAAACGCCGATCTCTCGCTCTTTTCAACCCTCGACACCGACGAAGTTACCGTCTTCGCCGACCTGATTCTGCCCATACCCGTTCCCCGGCTATTTACCTACCGCGTCCCGCGCGGCATGACCGATCTGCTGCGCATTGGTGCCCGCGTCATTGTACCGTTTGGCAAGAAAAACAGCCGCGTCCTGACCGCTATCGTCGCCAAACTGCACAACTCCCCCCCGACTGCCTATCAGGCCCGCTACATTAGCGAAGTGCTCGATGAATACCCGCTCGTGACCGGCTATCAGCTCGAACTGTTCCGGTGGATGGCCGAATACTACATGTGTACGATTGGCGAAGTAATGAACATTGCCCTGCCGTCGGGCCTGAAGATTTCGAGTCAGTCGAAGGTGCAGTACAACCCCGATTTCGACTATCCCGAACTGCTCACCGAGTTTGAAGCGGTGTTGCTTGTCGAACTCAAAAAACAACCCGCCCTCTCGTATGATGAACTTGGTCGGCTGGCGGGCGAAGGCACCAATGTACCGGCCCTGATTAAGTCGCTGGTGGGGAAACAGGCGGTAATCGTGTTTGAGGAAGTCAAGGAAAAGTACATCCCGAAGATGGTGCGCAAAATCCGGCTGCACCGCAACTACGAAGAACGGGAGCAACTACTGGTGCTGCTGCAACGGCTTGAAAAGCTGCCCAAGCAGCAGGAGGTGGTGATGCGCTACCTGAGCCACGTGCCGATGCAGCGCAACCCCGAACTGAACCAGAAAGGACTCGACAAAACAATTCTGAATCAGGATGATGAACTGTCGCAGTCATCGCTGGCGACGCTCGTCAAGAATCAGGTGTTCGAAACGTTTGAGGTGATTCAGCCGCGCTTCGCCGACGATCACGCGCCACAGGTGGAGATCCGCCTGACGGAGCATCAGCAGCGGGCGTCGGACTCGATCATGGCGCAGTTCGAGAGTCAGAATGTGGTGCTGTTGCACGGTATCACGGGCAGCGGTAAAACGGAGGTGTACATCAACCTCATTCAGCAAGCGCTGGCCGGTGGCTCGCAGGTGCTGTATCTGCTGCCCGAAATCGCCCTGACCACCCAGATCGTCGTGCGGTTGCAGCGCGTATTCGGTGACAAAATGGGCATCTACCACTCCAAATTTTCGGACAACGAACGCGTCGAAGTCTGGAAGGGCGTCGTGTCGGGGCGGTATCAGTTCGTGGTTGGCGTGCGCTCGTCGGTATTTCTGCCGTTCGACAATCTGGGGCTGGTGATCGTCGACGAAGAGCACGAAACGTCGTACAAGCAGCACGACCCCGCGCCCCGCTACCACGCCCGCGACGTAGCGATTATGCTGGCCCACTGGCAGCAGGCTAAGGTGCTGCTTGGCTCGGCCACGCCCGCGCTCGAAACCTACTATCAGGCGAAGCAGGGGCGGTATGGGCTGGTCGAACTGTTTAACCGCTTCGGCAACGCAACCCTGCCCGACATTCGGTTGGTCGATACGAAGCGGGAGAAGCAGCAGAAAAGCATGAAGCAGGAGTTTTCGTCGGTGCTGTTGGAGTCGCTGGGCGCCAATATGGATCGCCGGGAGCAAAGCATACTGTTTCAAAACCGGCGCGGCTATTCGCCCTACATGCAGTGCGAAGACTGCGACTGGACGGCTGAATGCGACAACTGTGCCGTTAGCCTGACCTACCACCAACGCGACGCCGAACTGCGCTGTCACTATTGCGGGCACAAAGAGCAGGTGCCGCGTACCTGCCCGGCCTGCGGCTCTACGAAGGTTAAAACGATTGGGTTTGGTACCGAAAAACTGGAAGATCAGCTCCAGATTTTCTTCCCCGACTCGAAAATACTGCGGATGGACCTCGACACGACCCGCGCCAAAAACGCCTACCAGCAGATCATTCAGGAGTTCGAGACGGGTGGCATCGATATTCTGGTCGGGACGCAGATGATTACCAAAGGACTCGACTTCGACAACGTCAGTCTGGTCGGTATTTTCGACGCCGACCGCCTAATTCGCTTCCCCGATTTCCGGGCTACCGAACGCTCGTTTCAGATGCTGACGCAGGTCAGCGGGCGGGCCGGGCGACGGGCGGGGCGGCAGGGTACGGTGCTGATTCAGACGGCCAACCCACAGCAGTCTATCTTGCAGAAAATCATCCAGAACGACTACATCGGCCTGTACGAAGAAGAGATTCAGGAGCGGCAGAATTTCAACTACCCGCCCTTCTGCCGCCTGATAAAACTGACCATCCGCCATACCGATAAGCGAATCAGTCAGCAGGCAGCCGACCGGCTCGCGGCCGAACTCACCGACGCCCTCGGTAGTAGCCGTGTCCTCGGTCCGGAAGAACCGCTGATCGAGCGCATCCGCAACCAGTTTCTGTTCGACATTCTGATCAAACTCGAACGCGACAAGGTGAACGTGAAAGCCGTGAAAGCCTACATTCAGGACCGCATCAACGATATTCTGACCGACAAAGGCTTACGGCAAGTCAGCATCGTCGCGGATGTCGATTGTTTGTGA
- a CDS encoding long-chain-fatty-acid--protein ligase, translating into MSFPLTLSTETAARRQALRARLLDVDAGSFEPLALDVFRYQATTNPVYSRFLDLLTIRPDSVTNLRQIPFMPIGFFKTQQVLSNEGSVDSPADSLLTFASSGTTGEQTSRHYVADPPLYDAVSIRLFEQTYGPLDNVAILALLPSYLERNNSSLVYMVRQFMDRSAHPLSGFFLNDHDELTARLRHLSTRPDKPRVLLIGVTFGLLDWAESGTDFSFLRDNPNLIVMETGGMKGRRKELLRDEVHQILAHRLGVPRIHSEYGMTELLSQAYSTGEGVFSPSPTLQVLLRDINDPFYKYPDGYTRTGGINVIDLANLDSCSFIETQDLGQYVGTDGHFRVIGRFDNSDIRGCNLMIE; encoded by the coding sequence TTGTCGTTTCCTCTTACGCTTTCTACCGAAACAGCAGCCCGGCGGCAAGCCCTTCGCGCGCGTCTTCTCGATGTCGACGCCGGGTCTTTTGAACCGCTGGCACTGGATGTGTTTCGTTATCAGGCCACTACGAACCCGGTTTACAGCCGCTTTCTCGACCTGCTGACCATCCGGCCCGACTCGGTTACCAATCTACGTCAGATTCCGTTCATGCCGATTGGTTTCTTCAAAACGCAGCAGGTTTTGTCGAACGAGGGTTCGGTTGATTCACCAGCCGACTCGTTGCTGACGTTTGCGAGTAGCGGGACAACCGGTGAGCAAACCAGCCGGCATTACGTAGCTGACCCACCCCTGTACGACGCCGTCAGTATCCGTCTGTTTGAGCAAACCTACGGCCCGCTCGACAACGTAGCGATTCTGGCGCTGTTACCGTCTTATCTTGAACGAAATAACTCGTCGCTGGTGTATATGGTTCGCCAATTTATGGACCGCTCAGCGCACCCGCTTTCGGGTTTTTTCCTGAACGATCACGACGAACTAACTGCCCGACTGCGGCATCTGAGCACCCGGCCCGATAAACCCCGCGTTCTGTTGATTGGCGTTACGTTTGGCCTGCTCGACTGGGCAGAATCAGGCACGGATTTTTCGTTTCTGCGCGACAACCCCAATCTGATTGTGATGGAAACGGGTGGAATGAAGGGACGTCGGAAGGAATTGCTGCGGGATGAGGTACACCAGATCCTGGCTCATCGGCTTGGTGTGCCGCGTATTCACTCTGAATACGGCATGACCGAACTGCTGTCGCAGGCTTATTCAACGGGTGAAGGGGTATTCAGCCCCAGCCCGACATTGCAGGTGCTGCTGCGCGATATCAACGACCCATTCTACAAATACCCCGATGGCTACACCCGAACCGGCGGCATCAACGTGATTGATCTGGCTAACCTCGACTCCTGTTCGTTCATCGAAACGCAGGACCTCGGGCAATACGTCGGCACCGACGGCCATTTCCGCGTCATCGGCCGGTTCGACAATTCCGATATTCGGGGGTGTAATTTAATGATTGAATGA
- a CDS encoding NADH-quinone oxidoreductase subunit A has protein sequence MLSDFGAILLFIVAAFAFIAVVLFGARLLRPSRPNVEKNSTYESGEEPVGNANVQFNIRFYIVALVFVLFDVELVFLFPWATVFGQARLIEATDGRWGWFALTEVVLFVLVLALGLAYVWAKGYLDWVKPQPKLPVIETKVPADLYKQVNERYKSND, from the coding sequence ATGCTATCTGATTTTGGCGCTATCCTGCTGTTTATAGTAGCTGCCTTCGCGTTTATAGCGGTGGTGCTGTTTGGTGCTCGTTTGCTACGGCCCAGCCGCCCTAATGTCGAGAAGAACAGTACGTATGAGTCAGGGGAGGAGCCTGTCGGTAATGCGAACGTGCAGTTCAACATTCGGTTTTACATCGTCGCACTGGTATTCGTCCTGTTCGATGTTGAGCTGGTGTTTCTTTTCCCGTGGGCCACAGTCTTTGGTCAGGCTCGGCTCATCGAAGCGACAGACGGACGCTGGGGCTGGTTCGCCCTGACGGAAGTGGTACTGTTCGTATTGGTGCTGGCGCTAGGGCTGGCTTACGTCTGGGCGAAGGGTTACTTGGATTGGGTGAAGCCGCAGCCAAAACTCCCCGTCATAGAAACTAAGGTGCCCGCCGACTTGTATAAACAAGTAAACGAACGCTATAAATCCAATGATTGA
- a CDS encoding YqgE/AlgH family protein, whose amino-acid sequence MNDNHTAVSTGSLLVAEPFLGDGNFDRSVVLICEYSPAGSFGLIMNQATDLQLSDVLDDVYADLPLFVGGPVQQNTLHFIHRRPDLIDGAIQVDQGLYWSGDFEQVKQAVNMGTLTEKDIRFFLGYSGWDGGQLANEIKHKSWIVTRANADFLFDTPVIDFWRDVLKRMGGMYQTIAHYPADPSLN is encoded by the coding sequence ATGAATGATAATCATACTGCCGTTTCGACGGGAAGCCTGCTGGTTGCCGAGCCATTTTTGGGCGATGGTAATTTCGACCGTAGTGTTGTATTGATCTGCGAATACAGCCCGGCCGGTTCATTTGGTCTGATCATGAATCAGGCTACTGATCTGCAACTCAGTGATGTCCTGGATGATGTTTACGCTGACCTGCCGTTGTTTGTTGGCGGACCGGTTCAACAAAATACGCTGCATTTCATCCATCGCCGTCCCGACCTGATCGACGGGGCCATTCAGGTCGATCAGGGGCTGTACTGGAGTGGCGATTTTGAGCAGGTGAAGCAGGCGGTCAATATGGGAACGCTAACCGAGAAGGATATTCGGTTCTTCCTCGGCTATTCGGGTTGGGACGGCGGGCAACTGGCTAATGAAATCAAGCATAAGTCGTGGATTGTTACCCGCGCTAACGCCGATTTCCTGTTCGACACACCCGTGATTGATTTCTGGCGCGACGTGCTGAAACGAATGGGGGGCATGTACCAGACGATTGCGCACTATCCCGCCGACCCCAGTCTCAATTAG
- the hemA gene encoding glutamyl-tRNA reductase: MLNTFRSISLSYKTAPLQVRDLIALNEEEARRFMLRLRDFFALTDLLVISTCNRTEVYYAVDPASAETDISTEITRLLLIEKGLTDTAAYLPYFDVFSTHETAVRHLFEVCTGLHSQVVGDMQIPNQVKQSYQWSADLDMAGPFLHRLMHTIFFTNKRVAQETSFRDGAASVSYAAVELIDELMSVQVTPNILVVGLGEIGTDVFRNLDARKLGNLTLINRTRSKAEALAEGTEYRVADWADLTSEIQQADVIISSVQRDEPLITLQLLKNLNVLTYKYFVDLSVPRSIDAAVEQIPGVLVYNIDHIQSRADEALNRRLAAVPQVESIISQAVAEFGDWSKEMMVSPTINKLKNALEQIRRDEIARHIKHLTPDESEKIDRITKGIMQKIIKLPVLQLKAACKRGEAETLIDVLNDLFDLENQTADEPKRFF; this comes from the coding sequence ATGTTAAATACCTTCCGCTCGATTAGTCTGTCGTACAAAACGGCACCGCTTCAGGTCCGCGACCTAATTGCACTGAACGAAGAGGAGGCCAGGCGTTTTATGCTTCGGCTGCGGGATTTCTTTGCCCTTACCGACCTGTTGGTCATCTCTACCTGCAACCGGACCGAGGTGTATTACGCTGTCGATCCGGCCAGCGCGGAAACCGATATCAGTACCGAAATTACCCGACTCCTGCTGATTGAAAAAGGACTGACGGACACGGCCGCTTACCTGCCTTACTTCGACGTATTCAGTACCCACGAAACCGCCGTTCGGCACCTGTTTGAAGTGTGCACCGGTCTGCATTCGCAGGTAGTGGGCGACATGCAGATTCCGAATCAGGTAAAGCAGTCGTACCAGTGGTCGGCGGATCTGGACATGGCCGGGCCGTTTCTGCACCGGCTGATGCACACGATCTTTTTCACCAACAAGCGGGTGGCGCAGGAGACGTCGTTCCGCGATGGGGCCGCGTCGGTATCGTATGCCGCCGTTGAGCTGATCGATGAGCTGATGAGTGTGCAGGTGACGCCAAACATTCTGGTCGTTGGTCTGGGCGAAATCGGAACGGACGTGTTCCGCAATCTCGATGCGCGTAAGCTGGGTAATCTGACGCTTATCAACCGTACCCGCTCGAAAGCCGAAGCCCTCGCCGAAGGAACCGAATACCGGGTAGCCGACTGGGCGGACCTGACCAGCGAGATTCAGCAGGCCGACGTTATCATTTCGTCGGTACAGCGCGACGAGCCGCTCATTACGCTCCAGTTGCTGAAGAACCTGAACGTATTGACGTACAAATATTTCGTTGACCTGTCGGTGCCGCGTAGCATCGATGCGGCCGTTGAGCAGATTCCGGGCGTACTGGTCTACAACATCGACCATATCCAAAGCAGGGCCGACGAAGCCCTTAACCGGCGGCTGGCGGCTGTTCCGCAGGTAGAATCGATCATTTCGCAGGCTGTCGCTGAATTTGGCGACTGGTCGAAGGAAATGATGGTGTCGCCGACGATCAATAAATTGAAGAATGCGCTGGAGCAGATTCGTCGTGACGAGATAGCCCGGCACATCAAGCACCTGACGCCCGACGAATCGGAGAAAATCGACCGTATCACGAAGGGTATCATGCAGAAGATCATCAAACTCCCCGTATTGCAGCTGAAAGCGGCCTGTAAGCGGGGCGAAGCCGAAACGCTGATCGACGTGCTCAACGATCTGTTTGACCTTGAGAATCAGACAGCCGACGAGCCCAAGCGGTTCTTCTAA
- a CDS encoding DUF4230 domain-containing protein, producing MSRFINTLIRLFLIVLVVVGLIAAWEQIRGFSLMDRFRRDGQTTQYIVLKEVTALGRLELVRYTFKDIVEHEQVNALLPNANAVLIVEGEATGCIDLTRVRAEDVQSTDDSITIRLPQPELCGWKVNHDRSRVYDTHFAFLDESQLVSDAYRQAEKQIKQSALTGGILMQTRQNADQLLRPLLARISGKKVGLRFD from the coding sequence ATGTCTCGTTTTATAAATACCCTGATCCGGTTATTCCTGATCGTGCTGGTTGTCGTTGGTCTGATCGCTGCCTGGGAGCAAATCCGGGGGTTTAGCCTGATGGACCGGTTTCGGCGCGACGGACAGACGACTCAGTACATCGTTCTGAAGGAAGTTACAGCGCTGGGGCGGCTCGAACTGGTCAGGTATACGTTCAAGGACATTGTCGAACACGAGCAGGTCAACGCGTTACTGCCCAACGCCAACGCCGTGCTGATCGTAGAGGGAGAAGCGACCGGCTGTATCGATCTGACCCGTGTCCGGGCGGAGGACGTGCAAAGTACCGACGACTCCATCACGATTCGGCTACCACAACCGGAACTGTGCGGCTGGAAAGTTAACCACGACCGTTCGCGGGTATACGATACGCATTTCGCTTTTCTGGACGAGTCGCAACTGGTTAGCGATGCGTACCGGCAGGCCGAGAAGCAGATTAAACAATCGGCACTGACTGGTGGTATTCTCATGCAAACCCGCCAAAATGCGGATCAACTACTGCGGCCACTGCTGGCGCGTATATCGGGCAAAAAGGTAGGACTACGGTTCGACTAG
- a CDS encoding NADH-quinone oxidoreductase subunit B has protein sequence MEKTGDTGVILLRSEELLNWSREKSLWPLTFGLACCAIEMMGAMASNYDLERFGIFPRPSPRQADIMIVSGTVTYKMADRIRRLYEQMAEPRYVISMGSCSNCGGPYWQHGYHVVKGVDRIIPVDVYVPGCPPRPEALIDGFLKLQEKIRTEHPLLGNKEIVLSDDKPAEPDDFLPRA, from the coding sequence ATGGAAAAGACCGGCGATACAGGGGTAATTTTGCTCCGCTCTGAAGAACTGCTTAACTGGTCGCGGGAGAAATCGCTGTGGCCGCTGACGTTCGGGCTGGCTTGCTGCGCCATCGAGATGATGGGGGCTATGGCATCGAACTATGACCTCGAACGATTCGGCATTTTCCCCCGGCCTTCTCCCCGGCAGGCCGATATCATGATTGTGTCGGGAACGGTAACCTACAAAATGGCGGACCGTATCCGGCGGCTGTACGAGCAAATGGCCGAGCCCCGCTACGTGATCTCGATGGGGTCATGCTCTAATTGTGGTGGGCCCTACTGGCAGCACGGTTACCACGTTGTGAAGGGAGTCGATCGGATTATCCCGGTGGATGTATATGTGCCGGGGTGCCCACCGCGCCCCGAAGCCCTGATCGATGGTTTTCTGAAACTACAGGAGAAAATCCGCACGGAACACCCGTTGCTGGGCAATAAAGAAATCGTACTTTCGGACGACAAACCTGCCGAACCCGACGATTTTTTGCCCCGCGCTTAA
- a CDS encoding sensor histidine kinase: MLKSFDIYNQNNILKIIVAVNLLLVGTGSLLYTNRLIERLEQREQQYVQLYAKSIAYLVDPNHINSGDLTFVTSEILEANSTIPAIYVDPNNEISKPNNITLTAGLSAEETQRELRSIIADMRERHSPVVVEMGTGERGLVYYDNSPLLRQLTYFPYALLTILLALGLLAYLAFSSSRRAEQNRVWVGLAKETAHQLGTPLSSLMAWVEFMRSDTAQYDESITDEIEKDVKRLETITARFSSIGSVPTLKDENINDVVSQLTDYLAKRISTKVKMSLSSQLPTEKTVQINRLLFEWVIENICKNAVDAMKGVGELRLTMQQLPNQRIAIDITDTGKGISKANMQKVFNPGFSTKKRGWGLGLTLAKRIVEEYHSGRLFVKSSEVGKGTTFRIVLNG; this comes from the coding sequence ATGCTGAAGTCGTTTGACATTTACAACCAGAACAACATTCTCAAAATTATCGTCGCAGTCAATCTGCTGCTGGTCGGTACGGGCTCGCTGCTGTACACCAACCGGCTGATTGAGCGGCTTGAACAGCGCGAACAGCAATACGTACAACTCTACGCAAAGAGCATCGCCTACCTCGTCGACCCTAACCACATCAACTCCGGCGACCTGACGTTTGTGACGAGTGAGATTCTGGAAGCCAACAGCACAATTCCGGCTATTTACGTCGACCCAAACAACGAAATTTCCAAGCCCAACAACATCACCCTAACCGCGGGCCTGAGTGCGGAAGAAACGCAGCGGGAACTCCGAAGCATCATCGCCGACATGCGTGAACGGCACAGCCCGGTAGTGGTCGAGATGGGCACCGGCGAACGGGGGCTGGTTTACTACGACAATTCGCCCCTGCTCCGGCAGCTCACTTACTTTCCGTATGCCCTGCTGACCATCCTGCTGGCCCTTGGGCTGCTGGCGTATCTGGCATTCAGTTCGTCGCGCCGGGCCGAGCAAAACCGGGTCTGGGTCGGGCTGGCGAAAGAAACGGCCCACCAGCTGGGCACCCCGCTATCGTCGCTGATGGCGTGGGTCGAGTTTATGCGTTCCGACACGGCACAGTATGACGAGTCGATTACCGACGAAATCGAGAAGGATGTCAAGCGGCTGGAAACGATTACCGCCCGTTTCTCCAGTATCGGCTCCGTTCCGACGTTGAAAGACGAAAACATCAACGATGTCGTCAGTCAGTTGACCGATTATCTGGCGAAGCGGATTTCAACGAAAGTAAAGATGAGCCTGTCGAGTCAGTTGCCGACAGAAAAGACCGTGCAGATCAACCGGTTGCTGTTTGAGTGGGTTATCGAGAACATCTGCAAAAACGCCGTCGACGCGATGAAAGGTGTGGGCGAATTGCGACTCACCATGCAGCAACTGCCCAATCAGCGTATCGCTATCGACATCACCGACACGGGTAAGGGCATCTCAAAAGCCAACATGCAGAAGGTGTTCAACCCCGGTTTCAGCACCAAGAAACGCGGCTGGGGTCTGGGCCTGACGCTGGCCAAGCGTATCGTGGAAGAGTACCACAGCGGCCGGTTGTTCGTCAAGAGTTCGGAAGTCGGCAAAGGCACCACCTTCCGTATTGTACTGAACGGATAG
- a CDS encoding porin family protein — MHTSRLLVIAILFAFAIPLAARAQSNKLYGGHFGLKLGANLNRITISGTTQNIPKQRLDLVLGGMYRYRINKFVAQPEVLLSLKGANFQTEVTGGNRATTKISYPYLSVPLLLGYIPTEGLTIQAGPELSYAITGGQSGGPGATTDIGAVLGIHYDFLDMLDKFSLNLRYIYGFNNVSPEAGANYYNRVFQAAIVYNLYPKKKK, encoded by the coding sequence ATGCACACATCTCGACTGCTTGTCATTGCCATTCTGTTTGCCTTTGCCATCCCGCTTGCTGCCCGCGCGCAGAGCAACAAGCTGTATGGTGGTCACTTTGGGTTGAAACTGGGGGCCAACCTTAACCGTATTACGATCTCTGGTACGACGCAAAATATCCCCAAGCAACGTCTCGATCTGGTGCTGGGTGGTATGTACCGCTACCGCATCAACAAATTCGTGGCGCAGCCGGAAGTATTGCTGTCGTTGAAAGGGGCTAACTTCCAGACCGAAGTAACGGGCGGTAACCGGGCAACGACCAAAATTTCGTACCCCTACCTGAGCGTTCCGTTGCTACTGGGGTACATTCCCACCGAGGGGCTAACGATTCAGGCCGGTCCTGAACTTAGCTACGCCATCACAGGCGGTCAATCGGGCGGGCCGGGTGCTACGACCGATATTGGTGCAGTGCTGGGCATTCACTACGACTTCCTGGATATGCTGGACAAGTTCAGCCTGAACCTGCGTTATATCTACGGGTTCAACAACGTGTCGCCCGAAGCCGGTGCCAATTATTACAACCGGGTGTTTCAGGCGGCTATCGTGTACAACCTGTATCCGAAAAAGAAAAAGTAA
- a CDS encoding Abi family protein produces the protein MSRVAYRKPALIYQEQLDQLKNRGLLVQDDAKAMHLLAQVSYYRLSGYWYPLLSDKRTHQFKPGSTFETAFRLYCFDRELRKLVSAELEKIEVAVRAQMIYVLSHTYGPFWFADQALFANGVTHAKTMASLTTEYGRSDEEFINAFQQNYTDPLPPSWMLLEIASFGSLSMLYKNLVAGHAKRRIANQFGLDEKTFTSWLHSIVYLRNTCAHHGRLWNRAMSIQPRIPRKPQKKWLTSQTVNNDRTYFALSMILFLLQTVNPKHRFLKKLDSLFSSYPEIDKAAMGFETGWQKEPLWQ, from the coding sequence ATGAGTAGAGTTGCTTATCGCAAACCGGCCCTTATCTATCAGGAGCAACTCGACCAACTAAAAAACCGGGGCTTACTCGTGCAGGATGATGCCAAAGCCATGCATTTATTGGCTCAGGTCAGTTACTACAGGCTAAGTGGCTATTGGTATCCACTCCTGTCTGACAAACGCACACATCAGTTTAAGCCGGGCTCAACGTTTGAAACGGCATTTCGGCTGTATTGCTTTGACCGGGAACTACGCAAACTGGTATCGGCGGAATTGGAAAAGATCGAAGTAGCTGTTCGGGCGCAGATGATCTACGTTCTCTCGCATACCTATGGCCCTTTCTGGTTTGCCGACCAAGCACTGTTCGCAAACGGAGTTACTCATGCGAAGACAATGGCCAGCCTTACAACTGAATATGGCCGGAGCGATGAGGAATTTATCAATGCTTTTCAGCAGAACTATACCGACCCGCTTCCCCCAAGCTGGATGCTACTTGAAATTGCATCGTTTGGCTCACTATCCATGCTCTACAAGAATCTTGTCGCAGGCCATGCCAAGCGGAGAATCGCTAACCAATTTGGTCTGGATGAAAAAACGTTCACATCTTGGCTGCACAGCATCGTTTACTTGCGAAATACATGTGCCCATCATGGCCGGTTGTGGAATCGGGCAATGAGCATTCAACCCCGGATTCCCCGAAAGCCCCAAAAGAAATGGCTGACCAGCCAAACAGTCAATAACGACCGTACTTATTTCGCGCTCTCGATGATTCTGTTTCTGCTACAAACAGTAAATCCAAAACATCGATTCCTGAAAAAATTGGATTCGTTGTTCAGCTCATATCCTGAGATCGATAAAGCGGCTATGGGGTTTGAAACAGGATGGCAGAAAGAACCGCTCTGGCAATAA